One window of Candidatus Hydrogenedentota bacterium genomic DNA carries:
- a CDS encoding dihydroxy-acid dehydratase: MSMNRLPGDVGDPASSHGFVVGHITPEAQRGDNIVLIKNGDPITIDAKKK, from the coding sequence ATGAGTATGAACAGATTGCCGGGGGACGTCGGTGACCCCGCCAGCAGCCACGGCTTTGTGGTGGGCCACATTACCCCCGAGGCCCAGCGGGGCGACAACATCGTGCTGATCAAGAACGGCGACCCGATCACCATCGACGCCAAGAAAAAATAA